Proteins co-encoded in one Spirosoma endbachense genomic window:
- a CDS encoding purple acid phosphatase family protein, whose product MIQSLRITQLIRLCTLVCGLITTAYAQSDGTLVRGPYLQKATPTSITFRWRTNPASVGVVRFGSSAGKLTKTTSETESRTDHEVTLTGLTPNTKYFYSVGTATASLQGSDQNYFYTFPTEGTAKKTRIWSLGDFGNRSARQYNVKNAFKNYVQSIGDPYIDLWLWLGDNAYNRGQDSEYQANVFSSDTGYSNDRFMKQTPIFATPGNHDYAGNNNLRVSLDIPYYQVVSHPTNAEAGGVPSGSESYYSFNYGNIHFVSLDSDRYDDSTFKASNVRFGEGSPQLAWLKRDLTAAQNNANITWVIAYWHHPPYTKGTHDSDTEKQLRDVRMNLLPVLEQFNVDLVMCGHSHVYERSGLLKGHYGDELTFDASQHITASAKTDLSSGSNAAEKKSFFVKNRKATANEGTIYVVNGDGGAGGGHIKTGTAQWPHNAMDVSYDGTGGSMYIEVDGDKLVAKMIAGDGSIQDQFTISKEASRSRPK is encoded by the coding sequence ATGATACAGTCGTTACGAATAACTCAATTGATCCGGCTCTGTACGTTGGTTTGCGGGCTTATCACGACAGCCTACGCGCAGTCCGATGGTACTTTAGTGCGGGGTCCATACCTGCAAAAAGCAACGCCAACCAGCATAACATTCCGTTGGCGCACCAATCCGGCATCGGTCGGTGTTGTCCGTTTTGGTTCTTCGGCCGGAAAGCTTACCAAAACGACCAGTGAAACCGAAAGTCGCACGGATCATGAAGTCACGCTGACTGGCCTAACACCAAATACGAAATATTTTTATTCGGTTGGCACCGCAACGGCTTCATTACAAGGCAGCGATCAGAACTATTTTTATACGTTCCCGACCGAAGGAACAGCCAAGAAAACGCGGATCTGGTCATTGGGCGATTTTGGTAATCGCTCGGCGCGGCAATACAACGTAAAAAATGCCTTTAAAAATTATGTGCAAAGTATTGGCGATCCCTACATCGACCTTTGGCTCTGGCTTGGCGACAATGCCTATAACCGGGGGCAGGATTCTGAATATCAGGCGAATGTATTCAGTTCCGATACGGGATATAGCAACGATCGGTTCATGAAGCAAACGCCTATTTTTGCAACGCCCGGCAACCATGATTACGCCGGTAATAACAACTTGCGGGTAAGCCTCGACATCCCTTATTATCAGGTTGTTTCGCATCCCACCAACGCCGAAGCAGGAGGAGTTCCTTCTGGCTCGGAGTCCTATTACTCTTTTAATTACGGTAACATCCACTTCGTTAGTCTGGACTCTGATCGTTACGACGATAGTACGTTCAAAGCGTCGAATGTGCGATTTGGCGAAGGGAGCCCACAACTTGCGTGGCTCAAACGGGACTTGACAGCCGCCCAAAACAATGCCAACATTACCTGGGTCATTGCCTATTGGCATCACCCGCCTTATACCAAAGGCACACATGACTCAGACACAGAGAAACAGCTTCGGGACGTTCGGATGAATTTACTACCCGTCCTGGAGCAGTTTAATGTTGATCTGGTGATGTGCGGCCATAGCCACGTCTATGAACGTTCAGGACTACTCAAAGGGCATTACGGCGACGAACTTACCTTTGATGCAAGTCAGCATATTACAGCCAGCGCAAAAACGGATCTGAGCTCCGGTTCGAATGCAGCTGAGAAGAAGTCCTTTTTTGTTAAAAACCGTAAAGCTACTGCCAACGAAGGGACCATATATGTGGTGAACGGAGACGGTGGTGCGGGTGGAGGTCACATAAAAACGGGTACTGCCCAGTGGCCGCATAATGCCATGGATGTTTCGTATGATGGGACAGGCGGGTCGATGTACATCGAAGTCGACGGCGATAAACTGGTCGCAAAAATGATTGCTGGTGATGGTTCGATTCAGGATCAGTTCACCATCAGTAAAGAAGCAAGCCGTTCACGGCCTAAATAG
- a CDS encoding QcrA and Rieske domain-containing protein: MQNTLPTMDRHEFFRLVGTSVGVILLTRCSAGCSKGDAGEPAADPDQLVDLILNLNDKVNENLKVKGGYVVIKNVIVAQTKDGKFLAVSSKCTHQGTELVYKSAENQFYCPLHLSRFDTTGKVVIGPATLPLKQYQVADLANGNLRIHT; this comes from the coding sequence ATGCAAAACACCTTACCCACAATGGACCGGCATGAGTTTTTTCGATTAGTCGGTACCAGCGTTGGTGTGATCCTGCTAACGCGTTGCAGCGCGGGCTGCTCGAAGGGCGATGCGGGTGAACCGGCGGCTGATCCTGACCAACTGGTTGATCTGATCCTGAATCTGAATGATAAGGTCAATGAAAATCTGAAAGTAAAAGGGGGGTATGTCGTTATTAAAAATGTAATCGTAGCCCAGACAAAAGACGGCAAATTCCTCGCTGTATCGTCAAAATGCACCCATCAGGGAACAGAGTTAGTTTACAAATCGGCTGAAAATCAGTTTTATTGCCCGCTTCACCTGTCGCGGTTTGATACCACGGGTAAAGTGGTGATAGGGCCAGCTACGCTACCCTTAAAGCAGTACCAGGTTGCCGATCTGGCCAATGGAAACCTGCGCATTCATACCTGA
- a CDS encoding DUF2452 domain-containing protein: MEEAKVIVNPISPDKVAEAPGLLEYAHTAGGAVIRPEDKGRITGRAVAAMREQTDMQLSQLYKQMQLLAEQATAIRHRVEISERIYAAQMSFEPVVGHTYHFYQRKNGTDLLSMVGPTEWGRKFPFERCLATVRMMADHTWDVQYHEVSFEE; this comes from the coding sequence ATGGAAGAAGCAAAAGTAATTGTCAATCCGATCTCTCCAGATAAAGTTGCCGAAGCACCCGGACTTCTGGAGTATGCACACACGGCGGGCGGAGCCGTAATCCGCCCCGAAGATAAAGGTAGGATTACCGGCCGGGCTGTTGCGGCCATGCGCGAACAAACTGACATGCAGCTAAGTCAGCTTTACAAGCAGATGCAACTGCTGGCTGAGCAGGCAACCGCCATTCGGCATCGCGTTGAAATATCGGAACGGATTTACGCAGCTCAAATGAGCTTCGAGCCGGTTGTTGGGCATACCTATCACTTCTATCAACGGAAAAACGGAACTGACCTGCTATCAATGGTTGGTCCAACCGAATGGGGACGCAAGTTTCCGTTCGAACGCTGCCTGGCCACTGTCCGCATGATGGCGGATCATACGTGGGATGTGCAGTATCATGAAGTCTCTTTCGAAGAGTAA
- a CDS encoding M56 family metallopeptidase, translated as MQPLHTSLSGWQHLTQALCRTLVHSLWQGLLLAAVTAIVVVLTRKSSSTLRYQLFAFLFCLFVIGSGFTFYLQFSQLETSHSALTNLSKPANTSRFSSYMPVDFQEIGSGATVSWLMDSVAANAALIVTIWFIIFSARFVQAMASLGHIQRIRHHKTHKPTEHWADKLRGLAQKVGVKKAVLLLESELVNVPTVVGLLKPVILLPIGLLAQLPVHELEAILLHELAHIKRKDYLVNLMQSFAESVFFFNPAVWWVSALIREEREHCCDDMAIAISGNKTSFINALVAFQEYNLIRQSFAMMLSRKRNHLLERIKRIVYNNNQPLNAMEKIFVTSSIAIAVFVTVAFVPSSYHQKIRENYATILPGSRLVKPSYSSVQPDTLPKTTSIEHTEIDKAGTGTYNITKDGKKYQFIEKNGLISSLQINGKQIPDDQVATYKAEIDTIIKDLKEARRMAEIDRKQAEKARGQAELARKQAEKAKVYAEREHLSAIVAKQKAELMQMQAELRTEDKQVRAAMDKLNSMKDADLAYKKAELQLELDQLRAQTAKLRDEAFLKAKIQQDKLHAGNADHNLVELREHAEQVKRMAEDNRSLALMAKLRAEEAQGMAQVAKKQAEHARVRAEEARIYFEKTTRGVIDDLIKEGIITDKSDLSFRLSNDELEVNGVKQPEAVHQKLKAKYVNEAGFEIIYNHNGRTGISKMAK; from the coding sequence ATGCAGCCTCTACACACCTCACTCTCCGGGTGGCAACACCTAACCCAGGCTCTATGCCGTACACTAGTTCATTCGTTGTGGCAGGGGCTGCTGTTGGCTGCTGTAACGGCAATTGTGGTCGTATTGACCAGAAAATCCAGTTCTACTTTACGTTATCAGCTTTTTGCCTTTCTATTTTGCCTGTTTGTTATCGGTAGCGGTTTTACGTTCTATCTGCAATTCAGTCAGCTGGAAACCAGTCATTCAGCTTTAACGAATTTATCAAAACCAGCAAACACCAGCCGCTTTTCGTCCTACATGCCTGTTGATTTTCAGGAAATTGGTAGCGGAGCAACTGTTAGTTGGCTGATGGATTCAGTGGCTGCAAACGCTGCGTTGATTGTAACAATCTGGTTTATCATCTTCAGCGCCCGATTTGTGCAGGCCATGGCCAGTCTGGGGCATATTCAGCGAATCAGGCATCATAAAACGCACAAACCAACAGAACACTGGGCGGATAAACTCCGTGGACTGGCTCAAAAAGTAGGTGTGAAAAAGGCTGTTTTGTTACTGGAGTCAGAGTTGGTTAACGTACCGACCGTGGTTGGGTTACTAAAACCTGTCATCTTGCTGCCCATTGGGTTACTGGCTCAATTGCCGGTTCATGAGCTTGAAGCCATTCTGCTGCATGAATTAGCCCACATCAAACGAAAAGACTATCTGGTCAATCTAATGCAGAGTTTTGCCGAAAGTGTTTTCTTTTTCAATCCGGCGGTATGGTGGGTGTCGGCGCTGATTCGGGAAGAGCGCGAACACTGCTGCGACGATATGGCGATCGCCATTAGTGGCAATAAAACCTCGTTCATCAACGCATTGGTCGCTTTTCAGGAGTACAATCTGATTCGGCAATCGTTTGCGATGATGCTTTCCCGGAAACGTAATCACCTGCTGGAACGGATCAAACGAATAGTTTACAACAATAACCAACCACTAAATGCCATGGAAAAGATTTTTGTGACGTCGAGTATCGCCATTGCCGTTTTTGTAACGGTTGCTTTCGTCCCCTCGTCCTACCACCAGAAAATCAGGGAGAATTATGCCACAATCTTACCCGGTAGTCGACTGGTTAAACCGTCGTATAGTTCTGTGCAACCAGATACCTTGCCTAAAACGACGAGTATCGAGCATACTGAAATAGACAAGGCCGGAACGGGCACCTATAACATAACCAAAGACGGAAAGAAGTATCAGTTCATTGAGAAAAACGGCCTTATTTCCTCTTTGCAAATCAATGGCAAACAGATTCCAGATGATCAGGTAGCTACCTATAAAGCTGAAATCGATACGATTATCAAGGATTTAAAGGAAGCCCGGCGAATGGCCGAAATTGATCGTAAACAAGCCGAAAAAGCAAGAGGCCAGGCCGAGCTGGCCAGAAAACAGGCCGAGAAAGCAAAGGTCTATGCTGAAAGAGAGCATTTGTCAGCAATCGTGGCAAAACAGAAAGCCGAGCTAATGCAAATGCAGGCCGAACTAAGAACAGAAGATAAACAGGTTCGGGCGGCTATGGATAAGTTAAACTCCATGAAAGATGCCGATTTAGCTTACAAAAAGGCAGAACTTCAACTAGAACTGGATCAATTACGCGCACAGACAGCTAAATTAAGGGACGAGGCATTTTTAAAAGCCAAAATACAGCAGGATAAACTGCATGCCGGAAACGCTGATCACAACCTGGTTGAGTTACGCGAACATGCCGAACAGGTAAAACGGATGGCGGAGGATAACAGGAGCTTGGCTTTGATGGCGAAGCTCAGGGCCGAAGAAGCACAGGGAATGGCTCAGGTTGCCAAAAAACAGGCCGAACACGCAAGAGTAAGAGCTGAAGAAGCGAGAATCTATTTTGAAAAAACAACCCGTGGCGTCATCGACGACCTGATCAAGGAAGGAATCATCACCGATAAAAGCGATCTGTCATTCAGACTGTCAAATGATGAATTAGAAGTAAACGGAGTAAAACAACCCGAAGCGGTACATCAGAAATTGAAAGCAAAGTATGTGAATGAAGCCGGTTTCGAAATAATTTATAATCATAACGGTCGAACGGGCATTAGCAAAATGGCTAAATAA
- the menB gene encoding 1,4-dihydroxy-2-naphthoyl-CoA synthase, giving the protein MQSNYPWEPIKEYQEILFSYYEGIAKISINRPHKRNAFTPLTVKEMSEAMELARQDERVGVVILTGEGGEAFCSGGDQSIRGHGGYVGEDQVPRLNVLDLQMQIRRIPKPVVAMVAGYAIGGGHVLHVICDLSIAADNARFGQTGPKVGSFDGGFGASYLARVVGQKKAREIWFLCDQYDAQEALDMGLVNKVVPLDQLEETTIAWCRKILEKSPIALRMLKASFNAELDGQAGIQQLAGDATLLYYLSEEAKEGKEAFLEKRKPDFSKFPKFP; this is encoded by the coding sequence ATGCAAAGTAACTACCCCTGGGAACCGATTAAAGAATATCAGGAAATTCTATTCAGCTATTACGAAGGCATCGCCAAAATCAGCATCAACCGCCCGCACAAACGGAATGCGTTTACCCCACTGACCGTCAAAGAGATGTCGGAAGCCATGGAACTGGCCCGCCAGGACGAACGAGTTGGTGTAGTGATCCTGACCGGCGAAGGTGGCGAAGCGTTCTGTAGCGGTGGTGATCAATCCATACGTGGTCATGGGGGCTATGTGGGCGAAGATCAGGTTCCTCGTTTGAACGTGCTGGATTTACAAATGCAGATTCGTCGGATTCCGAAGCCTGTTGTTGCTATGGTTGCTGGGTATGCCATCGGTGGTGGTCATGTGCTGCACGTTATCTGCGACCTGAGTATTGCTGCCGACAACGCCCGTTTCGGCCAAACCGGCCCTAAAGTGGGGAGTTTCGACGGCGGGTTTGGTGCTTCTTATCTGGCTCGTGTTGTTGGTCAGAAAAAAGCCCGCGAAATCTGGTTTTTATGTGATCAATACGATGCGCAGGAAGCACTGGACATGGGGCTGGTAAACAAAGTGGTGCCGCTCGATCAACTGGAAGAAACAACGATTGCCTGGTGCCGGAAAATCCTGGAGAAAAGTCCAATTGCCCTCAGAATGCTCAAAGCATCGTTTAACGCTGAACTCGACGGGCAGGCTGGTATTCAGCAATTGGCTGGCGACGCAACGCTTTTATATTATTTGTCGGAGGAAGCCAAAGAAGGGAAAGAAGCCTTCCTCGAAAAACGGAAACCTGATTTCAGCAAGTTTCCGAAGTTTCCGTAA
- a CDS encoding BlaI/MecI/CopY family transcriptional regulator yields the protein MKETNGDIPAEPTKSELEILQVLWQSGPSTVRFVNDKLNEEKRAVQYTSTLKLMQIMAEKGILKRDESSMKHVYSPVDEEKKTKDYLLKRYVDSMYNGSASNLVMQLLGNQKTSPEELQAIKDFLKNLDQR from the coding sequence ATGAAAGAAACAAACGGAGATATTCCTGCTGAGCCAACCAAATCTGAACTCGAAATCCTTCAGGTTCTCTGGCAATCTGGGCCTTCTACTGTTCGGTTTGTGAATGATAAATTGAACGAGGAGAAACGGGCCGTACAGTATACCTCAACGTTGAAACTGATGCAGATCATGGCCGAAAAGGGCATACTGAAACGGGATGAAAGTAGTATGAAACATGTCTACAGCCCGGTTGACGAAGAGAAAAAAACGAAAGATTATTTACTGAAACGGTATGTCGATTCGATGTATAACGGGTCGGCTTCCAATCTGGTAATGCAGTTGTTGGGTAATCAAAAAACATCACCCGAAGAGCTACAGGCTATTAAGGATTTTCTGAAAAATCTGGATCAACGCTAA
- a CDS encoding class I SAM-dependent methyltransferase gives MGKTTRFSSTFDWIAPVYDLLASVVFGRKLQQAQVVFLPTIPQNASVLLAGGGTGWLLEQLLVERNPRRVLYLEASAQMVALTSQRIIQKAVLGTVEYRVDTIMHLHKDEQFDIVITPFLLDLFPEETLQSTLLPQLRNALKPNGIWLVTDFVVTDVWWQKTLLWTMIRFFRLTAGIGTTQLADWQRLLAEAGLSLQKRQPCVGGMVSTEVWHLK, from the coding sequence ATGGGAAAAACAACCCGATTTTCCTCTACTTTCGATTGGATTGCGCCCGTTTATGATTTACTGGCAAGTGTGGTATTTGGGAGAAAACTTCAACAGGCGCAGGTTGTCTTTTTACCTACTATTCCGCAAAATGCATCGGTGCTTCTGGCAGGTGGTGGCACTGGCTGGTTGCTCGAACAGCTTTTGGTGGAGCGGAATCCGAGACGGGTTCTTTACCTCGAAGCGTCGGCTCAAATGGTAGCGCTGACCAGTCAGCGAATAATCCAGAAAGCAGTCCTGGGTACGGTCGAATATCGGGTAGATACGATCATGCATTTGCACAAAGACGAACAATTCGACATTGTTATAACGCCTTTTCTGCTCGATCTTTTCCCAGAAGAAACGTTACAATCCACACTACTACCTCAACTCCGAAATGCGCTTAAACCCAACGGGATCTGGCTGGTTACAGACTTTGTAGTCACAGATGTCTGGTGGCAAAAAACGCTGCTGTGGACCATGATCCGTTTTTTTCGACTGACGGCTGGCATAGGAACTACGCAACTGGCTGATTGGCAACGGCTTCTTGCGGAGGCCGGTCTATCTCTTCAGAAACGGCAGCCTTGCGTAGGAGGCATGGTCTCAACCGAAGTCTGGCACTTAAAATAA
- the bla gene encoding class A beta-lactamase: MIRHFLFPIVLLFSAPLFAQQKVTQSSNRRSAASLRNQIEQIAGTAQGRVGVAAMLLETGESVALLGDQRFPMQSVYKMPIGMAVLRLVDQGKLTLDQKVRVETTEYVSQRQHSPMRDQFPKGTDVSVSELLRYSVSESDGSASDVLMRLAGGPKSIMAYFKSLGIKDIIIANTEKEIGGDNAVQYRNWAKPTEVVGLLRLFQQGRGLSKSSRALLLRLMTETETGLHRLKGQLPAETVVAHKTGTSWTVDGVTAATNDIGLITLPTGQHIALAVFVSDSKADEKTREAVIAQIALATWDFWK, translated from the coding sequence ATGATCCGGCATTTTCTGTTTCCAATTGTTCTACTCTTTTCTGCTCCACTATTCGCTCAACAAAAGGTAACTCAGTCATCCAATCGAAGATCAGCGGCCAGTCTTCGCAACCAGATCGAGCAAATCGCTGGTACCGCTCAGGGGCGTGTAGGTGTTGCGGCAATGCTGCTTGAAACTGGCGAATCGGTAGCCCTTTTGGGTGATCAGCGGTTTCCGATGCAAAGCGTTTATAAAATGCCCATAGGCATGGCCGTGTTGCGTCTGGTTGATCAGGGGAAGTTAACACTTGACCAGAAAGTACGTGTTGAGACGACCGAGTATGTCTCCCAAAGGCAGCATAGCCCAATGCGTGACCAGTTTCCGAAGGGCACCGATGTAAGCGTATCCGAGTTGTTACGCTACTCGGTTTCAGAAAGCGACGGTTCTGCCAGTGACGTTCTCATGCGTCTGGCCGGTGGACCAAAGTCGATCATGGCTTATTTCAAAAGCCTGGGCATTAAAGACATCATTATCGCAAACACGGAGAAAGAAATCGGTGGAGACAACGCGGTGCAATATCGCAACTGGGCAAAACCAACGGAGGTGGTAGGGTTGTTGCGTCTTTTTCAGCAAGGGCGCGGGCTGTCCAAATCCAGCCGGGCTTTATTGTTACGCCTGATGACTGAAACAGAAACCGGCCTACATAGGCTGAAAGGCCAATTACCGGCCGAGACTGTTGTAGCCCATAAAACCGGAACTTCCTGGACAGTAGACGGCGTAACCGCAGCGACCAACGATATAGGTCTGATTACACTCCCGACAGGTCAACACATCGCCCTTGCCGTATTTGTTTCGGATTCAAAAGCGGACGAGAAAACGCGGGAGGCCGTGATAGCTCAAATTGCTCTGGCAACCTGGGATTTCTGGAAATAG
- a CDS encoding DmpA family aminopeptidase — translation MINYLLAFLLITATVVQAQTATKPRARDAGIPFNGTPGEYNAITDVPGVLVGYKTLIEGKGKWMLGSGPIRTGVTVILPAGKTTKSYPAGYFIFNGDGEMTGIPYIHDYGTGCGPIGITNTNSVGVVRDAIGSWSHQHFASKNPLDFAFGLPIVGETWDGVLNDINGLHVRKEHVMAALDGASSGAIQEGNVGGGTGMICYAFKGGTGTASRVIKIGNQTYTVGVLVQANFGRRPDLLIAGLPVGQEITDLMPVLNEKDGSIIAIVGTDVPLVSSQLNLVAKRVTMGIARTGTYGTNSSGDIFMAFSTQTAEQDTLTKLTTYRSVDKSSLDVVFKATVEATEEAIINALVAAETMDGINGHKVYALPHDRLQRVMKKYNRLEKKD, via the coding sequence ATGATAAACTATCTGCTTGCTTTTCTGCTAATTACGGCAACGGTTGTACAGGCTCAAACAGCCACTAAGCCAAGAGCCCGTGATGCAGGCATACCATTCAATGGTACGCCCGGAGAATACAATGCCATTACCGACGTGCCGGGTGTATTGGTGGGTTATAAAACGCTCATCGAAGGAAAAGGAAAATGGATGCTGGGTAGCGGCCCGATCCGAACGGGTGTAACGGTAATATTGCCAGCTGGGAAAACGACTAAAAGTTACCCGGCTGGTTATTTTATTTTTAATGGTGATGGTGAAATGACCGGCATTCCCTACATCCATGATTACGGAACGGGTTGCGGCCCTATCGGTATTACCAATACGAATAGTGTTGGCGTGGTCAGAGATGCTATTGGCAGTTGGTCCCACCAACATTTTGCGTCTAAAAATCCCCTCGATTTTGCGTTCGGTCTGCCTATCGTCGGCGAAACCTGGGACGGTGTTTTGAATGATATCAACGGCTTACATGTCCGGAAGGAGCATGTTATGGCTGCGCTGGATGGTGCGTCGTCGGGGGCAATTCAGGAGGGTAACGTTGGCGGAGGTACGGGTATGATCTGTTATGCCTTTAAGGGCGGAACGGGTACGGCTTCGCGCGTGATAAAAATTGGCAATCAGACCTATACGGTGGGTGTATTGGTTCAGGCCAATTTTGGGCGCCGACCCGATTTGCTGATCGCCGGTTTGCCAGTTGGTCAGGAGATTACGGATCTAATGCCGGTGCTGAATGAGAAAGACGGCTCAATCATTGCAATCGTTGGAACGGACGTGCCCCTTGTTTCATCGCAGTTGAATCTGGTCGCTAAGCGCGTCACAATGGGTATCGCCCGAACAGGTACCTACGGAACCAACAGCTCCGGCGATATTTTTATGGCCTTCTCAACTCAAACAGCCGAACAGGACACGCTGACGAAGTTAACAACTTATCGATCAGTCGATAAGTCGAGTCTCGATGTTGTGTTTAAAGCAACGGTCGAAGCCACCGAAGAAGCTATTATTAATGCCCTGGTAGCTGCCGAAACGATGGATGGCATTAATGGTCATAAAGTGTATGCACTACCACACGACCGTTTGCAGCGAGTAATGAAAAAGTACAATCGCCTGGAAAAGAAAGACTAA
- the lgt gene encoding prolipoprotein diacylglyceryl transferase gives MLQYITWNIDPEIIRIGSWPLRWYGLCFAAGFLIGLQLMTFIFKTEKKPLSDTDPLFITMVVSTILGARLGHFLFYEPAMFLHNPLGIITPPFAGLASHGGIIGISIGLWLYSQRASSKATGQTFLWLTDRVCIIAALAGAFIRFGNLMNSEIVGKPTDVPWAFVFLRNQEFSQVARHPAQLYESLSYLVLFFLLLWYWRTYRTQSAPGTMLGISLIWVFGLRFLWEFFKENQVAFEDRMSLNMGQILSIPAVLVGLSLLLRNFIRPTLFVPVALVIQSTSLCYRCEHTSSLPDSSKDHQSSWSNDCDVLTINKQAFNIRLLQDHIANLKRPDSKVNHII, from the coding sequence ATGCTTCAGTATATCACTTGGAACATTGATCCTGAGATCATTCGTATCGGCTCCTGGCCCCTTCGGTGGTATGGGTTATGCTTTGCCGCCGGATTTCTGATCGGACTCCAGCTAATGACGTTCATCTTCAAGACAGAGAAAAAACCGCTATCTGATACTGATCCACTATTTATAACGATGGTCGTTTCAACCATCTTAGGTGCAAGGTTAGGTCATTTTCTTTTTTACGAGCCTGCCATGTTTCTGCACAACCCATTAGGGATTATAACCCCTCCTTTCGCTGGTCTTGCCAGTCATGGAGGCATAATAGGCATTAGTATTGGTTTGTGGCTCTATTCTCAACGTGCATCCAGCAAGGCGACTGGTCAAACGTTTTTATGGCTCACTGACCGCGTGTGTATCATAGCTGCCCTTGCCGGAGCTTTTATCAGGTTTGGCAATCTGATGAATTCAGAAATTGTTGGTAAGCCAACCGACGTACCCTGGGCTTTTGTGTTCTTGCGGAATCAAGAATTTAGTCAGGTAGCCCGTCACCCAGCCCAACTCTACGAATCGTTATCCTATCTGGTGCTGTTCTTTCTGCTACTTTGGTACTGGAGAACGTATCGTACCCAATCGGCACCAGGTACGATGTTAGGAATATCTTTAATCTGGGTATTTGGCCTACGGTTCCTCTGGGAATTCTTCAAAGAAAATCAGGTTGCTTTTGAAGACAGGATGAGCCTGAATATGGGTCAAATTTTGAGTATACCGGCTGTTTTAGTTGGCTTATCTCTGTTGCTGAGAAATTTTATCAGACCCACTCTGTTCGTTCCAGTGGCATTAGTAATCCAGTCAACTAGCCTTTGTTACCGTTGTGAGCACACATCATCATTACCCGATTCGAGTAAGGATCATCAGTCAAGTTGGTCAAATGACTGCGACGTACTCACTATTAATAAACAAGCTTTCAACATAAGACTTTTACAAGATCACATAGCAAATCTGAAACGGCCTGATTCTAAAGTCAACCACATAATTTGA
- a CDS encoding AMP-binding protein — protein sequence MIVNPLLPDSWPTPDSAYEAETLEFCQAWLSGQTSFILHTSGSTGTPKPITLTRAQMRASAHLTGQTLGLQMGDKALVCLNIRYVAGVMMLVRGLELGMTMTVVEPSGNPLAAFESDQTHFDFTALVPLQLQTILETIPQKLPILNEMKAILVGGAATSPILERALQAIDAPIFATYGMTETVSHVALRRLNGPMKSDFFTALDGVVLGTDERECLHITAAATKFERIQTNDVVELLREVEPNQFRLLGRADTIINTGGVKVQPEQVERVVQDTLALFGQSSIGQLEAIPRLFVAGLTDDRLGQRIAVIFEQKLLSSDQFGAVQEAVRRQLGPYAVPKAQITVSQFAETPTGKVDRNATIARIP from the coding sequence ATGATAGTGAATCCTTTACTTCCTGATTCCTGGCCAACGCCCGATTCGGCCTACGAAGCCGAAACGCTGGAATTTTGCCAGGCGTGGTTAAGTGGTCAAACGAGTTTTATCCTGCATACATCCGGGTCTACGGGAACGCCTAAGCCAATTACGCTCACGAGGGCACAGATGCGAGCCAGTGCACACCTGACAGGCCAGACGCTTGGCCTGCAAATGGGCGATAAAGCCTTGGTTTGCCTCAACATTCGCTATGTGGCCGGGGTGATGATGCTTGTTCGGGGACTGGAGTTGGGTATGACAATGACGGTAGTCGAGCCATCGGGCAACCCGTTGGCAGCTTTTGAATCTGATCAAACTCATTTTGATTTCACGGCACTTGTACCGTTACAACTGCAAACTATCCTTGAGACTATACCGCAGAAATTGCCGATTCTGAACGAGATGAAGGCTATTCTGGTGGGAGGAGCGGCTACCAGCCCTATTCTTGAACGGGCATTGCAGGCAATCGATGCCCCTATTTTTGCGACCTATGGTATGACTGAAACTGTGTCGCATGTTGCGTTGCGTCGGCTGAACGGCCCAATGAAAAGTGATTTTTTTACCGCGCTGGATGGAGTCGTGCTGGGAACCGACGAGCGAGAATGCCTGCACATTACAGCGGCTGCCACCAAGTTCGAGCGAATTCAAACGAACGACGTTGTCGAATTGCTCCGTGAAGTAGAACCCAACCAATTCAGGCTGTTGGGCCGGGCAGATACCATCATTAATACGGGTGGCGTAAAAGTTCAGCCAGAGCAGGTCGAGCGAGTGGTGCAGGATACGCTGGCGTTGTTTGGTCAATCCAGTATCGGGCAGCTGGAAGCGATACCCCGGTTGTTTGTCGCTGGTCTGACCGACGACCGGCTTGGTCAGCGGATCGCTGTTATTTTTGAACAGAAATTACTGAGCAGCGACCAATTCGGGGCCGTTCAGGAAGCTGTTCGACGTCAGTTGGGTCCTTATGCAGTACCAAAAGCGCAGATCACCGTCAGCCAGTTTGCTGAAACACCTACTGGTAAAGTTGACCGAAACGCCACAATCGCCCGAATCCCTTAA